One Pyrus communis chromosome 4, drPyrComm1.1, whole genome shotgun sequence genomic region harbors:
- the LOC137731420 gene encoding carbon catabolite repressor protein 4 homolog 4 isoform X3: MSSTPSPKCPKFIRVEESKICSISKADVIRFSLVSYNILAQVYVKSSLFPHSPSSCLRWKARSQAILSVVKNLGADFFCLQEVDKYDSFYKGNMESNGYSSTYIQRSGQKRDGCGIFYKHEMADLVLEEKIEYNDLVNSIKDGNIPSDDKPNDKKATGNEDAGSKNGSIVETTQDRGDPNDPRVRLRRDCVGIMAAFKLKHPCNHFVIVANTHLYWDPSWVDVKLAQAKYLLSRLAQFKTLVSDRFECTPSLIVAGDFNSVPGDKVYQYLISGNSSSAPTMDILEDLHIPLCSTYGYTRGEPPFTNCTPGFTGTLDYIFFSPSDHIKPVSFLELPGPDSSDVDGGLPNLFHPSDHLPIGVEFEISRE, translated from the exons ATGAGCTCAACCCCATCACCAAAATGCCCAAAATTTATTCGTGTGGAAGAGAGTAAGATCTGCTCAATAAGCAAAGCTGATG TTATCAGGTTTAGTCTTGTGTCATATAACATTTTGGCTCAG GTGTACGTAAAGAGCTCATTGTTTCCACACTCTCCATCCTCCTGTCTCAG GTGGAAAGCTCGCTCGCAGGCCATTTTGAGTGTTGTAAAGAACCTTGGAGCTGACTTTTTCTGTCTACAG GAAGTTGATAAGTATGACAGCTTTTACAAAGGAAATATGGAGAGCAATGGATATTCTAGTACGTATATTCAGAGAAGTGGGCAAAAGCGTGACGGATGTGGAATTTTTTATAAACACGAAAT GGCAGATTTGGTGTTGGAGGAGAAAATAGAATACAATGATCTTGTAAACTCAATTAAAGATGGAAATATACCCAGTGATGATAAACCAAATGATAAGAAAGCCACAGGAAATGAAGATGCCGGATCCAAAAATG GTTCAATAGTAGAGACCACTCAGGATCGTGGAGATCCTAATGATCCTCGTGTCAGACTAAGACGTGATTGTGTTGGAATTATGGCAGCATTCAAGTTAAAACATCCTTGTAATCATTTTGTTATTGTGGCAAACACACATCTTTACTG GGATCCTAGCTGGGTAGACGTTAAGCTTGCACAAGCTAAATATCTTCTATCACGTTTGGCTCAATTTAAAACATTAGTATCTGACAGATTTGAGTGCACTCCTTCATTGATTGTGGCTGGTGACTTCAATTCAGTTCCCGGGGATAAG GTTTACCAGTACCTTATTTCAGGCAACTCTTCATCTGCACCAACAATGGATATTCTAGAAGATCTGCATATTCCCTTGTGCAGCACCTATGGTTATACACGAGGTGAACCTCCATTTACAAATTGCACCCCTGGATTCACTGGTACACTTGATTATATATTCTTTTCCCCTTCTGACCACATAAAACCAGTCAGTTTTCTTGAGCTTCCGGGACCGGATTCCTCTGATGTGGATGGTGGATTACCAAACCTCTTTCACCCAAGTGATCATTTACCAATTGGTGTGGAATTTGAGATATCCAGAGAATAG
- the LOC137731420 gene encoding carbon catabolite repressor protein 4 homolog 4 isoform X2, with product MLRAFPALSRLPIPSFPISNKTTAFSRMSSTPSPKCPKFIRVEESKICSISKADVIRFSLVSYNILAQVYVKSSLFPHSPSSCLRWKARSQAILSVVKNLGADFFCLQEVDKYDSFYKGNMESNGYSSTYIQRSGQKRDGCGIFYKHEMADLVLEEKIEYNDLVNSIKDGNIPSDDKPNDKKATGNEDAGSKNGSIVETTQDRGDPNDPRVRLRRDCVGIMAAFKLKHPCNHFVIVANTHLYWDPSWVDVKLAQAKYLLSRLAQFKTLVSDRFECTPSLIVAGDFNSVPGDKVYQYLISGNSSSAPTMDILEDLHIPLCSTYGYTRGEPPFTNCTPGFTGTLDYIFFSPSDHIKPVSFLELPGPDSSDVDGGLPNLFHPSDHLPIGVEFEISRE from the exons ATGCTGAGGGCTTTTCCTGCCCTTTCCCGCCTGCCCATTCCCTCTTTCCCCATAAGTAATAAGACCAC TGCTTTTAGCAGAATGAGCTCAACCCCATCACCAAAATGCCCAAAATTTATTCGTGTGGAAGAGAGTAAGATCTGCTCAATAAGCAAAGCTGATG TTATCAGGTTTAGTCTTGTGTCATATAACATTTTGGCTCAG GTGTACGTAAAGAGCTCATTGTTTCCACACTCTCCATCCTCCTGTCTCAG GTGGAAAGCTCGCTCGCAGGCCATTTTGAGTGTTGTAAAGAACCTTGGAGCTGACTTTTTCTGTCTACAG GAAGTTGATAAGTATGACAGCTTTTACAAAGGAAATATGGAGAGCAATGGATATTCTAGTACGTATATTCAGAGAAGTGGGCAAAAGCGTGACGGATGTGGAATTTTTTATAAACACGAAAT GGCAGATTTGGTGTTGGAGGAGAAAATAGAATACAATGATCTTGTAAACTCAATTAAAGATGGAAATATACCCAGTGATGATAAACCAAATGATAAGAAAGCCACAGGAAATGAAGATGCCGGATCCAAAAATG GTTCAATAGTAGAGACCACTCAGGATCGTGGAGATCCTAATGATCCTCGTGTCAGACTAAGACGTGATTGTGTTGGAATTATGGCAGCATTCAAGTTAAAACATCCTTGTAATCATTTTGTTATTGTGGCAAACACACATCTTTACTG GGATCCTAGCTGGGTAGACGTTAAGCTTGCACAAGCTAAATATCTTCTATCACGTTTGGCTCAATTTAAAACATTAGTATCTGACAGATTTGAGTGCACTCCTTCATTGATTGTGGCTGGTGACTTCAATTCAGTTCCCGGGGATAAG GTTTACCAGTACCTTATTTCAGGCAACTCTTCATCTGCACCAACAATGGATATTCTAGAAGATCTGCATATTCCCTTGTGCAGCACCTATGGTTATACACGAGGTGAACCTCCATTTACAAATTGCACCCCTGGATTCACTGGTACACTTGATTATATATTCTTTTCCCCTTCTGACCACATAAAACCAGTCAGTTTTCTTGAGCTTCCGGGACCGGATTCCTCTGATGTGGATGGTGGATTACCAAACCTCTTTCACCCAAGTGATCATTTACCAATTGGTGTGGAATTTGAGATATCCAGAGAATAG
- the LOC137731420 gene encoding carbon catabolite repressor protein 4 homolog 4 isoform X1: MLRAFPALSRLPIPSFPISNKTTSAFSRMSSTPSPKCPKFIRVEESKICSISKADVIRFSLVSYNILAQVYVKSSLFPHSPSSCLRWKARSQAILSVVKNLGADFFCLQEVDKYDSFYKGNMESNGYSSTYIQRSGQKRDGCGIFYKHEMADLVLEEKIEYNDLVNSIKDGNIPSDDKPNDKKATGNEDAGSKNGSIVETTQDRGDPNDPRVRLRRDCVGIMAAFKLKHPCNHFVIVANTHLYWDPSWVDVKLAQAKYLLSRLAQFKTLVSDRFECTPSLIVAGDFNSVPGDKVYQYLISGNSSSAPTMDILEDLHIPLCSTYGYTRGEPPFTNCTPGFTGTLDYIFFSPSDHIKPVSFLELPGPDSSDVDGGLPNLFHPSDHLPIGVEFEISRE, from the exons ATGCTGAGGGCTTTTCCTGCCCTTTCCCGCCTGCCCATTCCCTCTTTCCCCATAAGTAATAAGACCAC AAGTGCTTTTAGCAGAATGAGCTCAACCCCATCACCAAAATGCCCAAAATTTATTCGTGTGGAAGAGAGTAAGATCTGCTCAATAAGCAAAGCTGATG TTATCAGGTTTAGTCTTGTGTCATATAACATTTTGGCTCAG GTGTACGTAAAGAGCTCATTGTTTCCACACTCTCCATCCTCCTGTCTCAG GTGGAAAGCTCGCTCGCAGGCCATTTTGAGTGTTGTAAAGAACCTTGGAGCTGACTTTTTCTGTCTACAG GAAGTTGATAAGTATGACAGCTTTTACAAAGGAAATATGGAGAGCAATGGATATTCTAGTACGTATATTCAGAGAAGTGGGCAAAAGCGTGACGGATGTGGAATTTTTTATAAACACGAAAT GGCAGATTTGGTGTTGGAGGAGAAAATAGAATACAATGATCTTGTAAACTCAATTAAAGATGGAAATATACCCAGTGATGATAAACCAAATGATAAGAAAGCCACAGGAAATGAAGATGCCGGATCCAAAAATG GTTCAATAGTAGAGACCACTCAGGATCGTGGAGATCCTAATGATCCTCGTGTCAGACTAAGACGTGATTGTGTTGGAATTATGGCAGCATTCAAGTTAAAACATCCTTGTAATCATTTTGTTATTGTGGCAAACACACATCTTTACTG GGATCCTAGCTGGGTAGACGTTAAGCTTGCACAAGCTAAATATCTTCTATCACGTTTGGCTCAATTTAAAACATTAGTATCTGACAGATTTGAGTGCACTCCTTCATTGATTGTGGCTGGTGACTTCAATTCAGTTCCCGGGGATAAG GTTTACCAGTACCTTATTTCAGGCAACTCTTCATCTGCACCAACAATGGATATTCTAGAAGATCTGCATATTCCCTTGTGCAGCACCTATGGTTATACACGAGGTGAACCTCCATTTACAAATTGCACCCCTGGATTCACTGGTACACTTGATTATATATTCTTTTCCCCTTCTGACCACATAAAACCAGTCAGTTTTCTTGAGCTTCCGGGACCGGATTCCTCTGATGTGGATGGTGGATTACCAAACCTCTTTCACCCAAGTGATCATTTACCAATTGGTGTGGAATTTGAGATATCCAGAGAATAG